One Dermacentor andersoni chromosome 6, qqDerAnde1_hic_scaffold, whole genome shotgun sequence genomic window carries:
- the LOC126530671 gene encoding uncharacterized protein: protein MQKGNTNCCVVGCNSTYSNSPGTKFYRFPSRPYEAERRQRWIALVRRQRDDGSNWTPAAHSRICSKHFVGGTKSNEEGHPAYFPSIFPAAYKTSTGPLSSDRYARKRKRQEQKIEEARQIPSCDSQETGCVTSPEPQISDSPPHSDNLSASACNQSADDVHRVDASTMTEGGSATFSMNFTFISELCDGNASSYISHKEVCSTGLGSSCIRAFQTKALGWRAKSLSSQGSDLFSMMKTPFMRLQQLIFLYLLCC, encoded by the exons ATGCAGAAGGGCAACACGAAttgttgcgtagtgggctgcaacagcacgtacagcaACTCACCGGGAACAAAGTTTTACCGGTTTccgagccgaccgtatgaagcagaacggcgtcaacgctggatcgcgctcgtccgacggcagaG AGATGATGGCAGCAACTGGACACCTGCAGCACATagcaggatatgcagcaaacattTCGTCGGTGGCACGAAATCTAACGAAGAAGGCCACCCCGCTTACTTCCCCTCAATATTTCCCGCTGCGTACAAGACATCGACCGGGCCTTTGTCAAGTGACCGTTACGCGAG aaaaagaaagcgccagGAGCAAAAGAtagaggaggcacgacagatacCCAGTTGTGACAGTCAAGAAACAGGGTGTGTCACAAGCCCCGAACCACAGATTTCGGACAGCCCGCCTCACAGTGACAACTTAAGTGCGTCCGCCTGCAACCAGTCTGCAGATGACGTACACCGTGTCGAT GCCTCAACAATGACGGAAGGCGGCAGCGCTACTTTCAGCATGAACTTCACATTTATATCAGAGCTGTGCGATGGAAATGCGTCATCCTACATCAGTCACAAAGAAGTGTGCAGCACAGGCTTGGGCAGCTCATGCATCCGGGCTTTTCAGACAAAAGCACTGGGCTGGCGTGCAAAGAGCCTTTCTTCGCAGGGTTCAGATCTCTTCAGCATGATGAAAACGCCTTTCATGCGTTTACAGCAAttgatttttctttatttgctctgCTGTTAA